One genomic segment of Melitaea cinxia chromosome 19, ilMelCinx1.1, whole genome shotgun sequence includes these proteins:
- the LOC123662830 gene encoding Hermansky-Pudlak syndrome 5 protein homolog has product MSCLTIPPYMLQQVADITETINYPIKNIQRIKYTCFDISKSLIAFGATSGGIYVFNRWPCEFIQLIPSKDGPITRLAISSDEKQIGFANGKGFVTVTECEQSLSGSYSTTSSKEHQGNEVTAMTWSRNMLFTGDDTGKVSILQLKSFIAKRMFQSSTQIIMSLDSRICQLEAKECMLLVSTLTRCYICNTVQEQYRQIGHKLRDGEFGACFANIQKSLSNGTVENSTHDFTEVKKYNIVDDDAGFVVGDEFSNTVIYCARPSSRLWEATIDGMVRRTHQFKQVLAKNPMTLMSQEMYENENFKFESVNNPVDGQSINFSRIYSLNGAIFAYSRNSLYFLNVQSLDDTVWYDAYNNIVDCRIYNDMVYVWLSNGTLVSLRFMKLDKFLVKCYADSKFRLCAKLCAFFKEYLLTNDLSPKLHILGGLRDKIVDNDTMMVLENVIEKFDKLKSADATQLKSGIYVVDNTYQTQTILDENIQSKSGDDNLFGQITPEALQTLKGISETVSDKLNSSKKILREKWEDFEEKMKHLSIDKSEIIQDSPLEENEKYPKWIPRDDFKIDDAPLVIEDDIIFRESSQSVIEIDNNNLERDKICKMLYQYSRLSLVNKETETNLNSIIDDYAKNINEIYDLMLLLEKYCISIEALDESKFVPNNIFLTYLNNSENKYDLINLIIDDEVLYKYFVDSCIAVNIKTQKHSNIGCECGFPLPYIRTSQMPVFSELIDEFIEQQWSSQTKDQCYEVCKRMPYLWRKILYLRRNEDLINVLRILLQMLDESLLHSFLPQFTFETWERAIQLYATLYANMCLNCNKRFEHISVKDMLSWDNLGSMVIKSVGGRNAIKLMKRHANLIETGALTMKFYHSCLLVVLYEKCDGTITNPLVDTIYSSYDFKDTRDEINKILLSASDGTIKNTALPINVAALSPNWGLNEIYETLSPNECELTENTILNQILMSLTMADITDCSLCGLPLRNEVLIEDGGLWVFKCGHIFHGACLNLNKIKLCPSCSVK; this is encoded by the exons ATGTCTTGTCTCACAATACCGCCGTATATGTTACAACAGGTAGCTGACATTACTGAAACAATAAATTATCCCATCAAAAATATACAACGCATAAAG TATACCTGCTTTGATATATCAAAATCGTTAATAGCATTTGGAGCAACGAGTGGAGGCATATATGTGTTTAACAGATGGCCTTGTGAATTTATACAACTTATACCAAGCAAG GATGGTCCAATCACTCGTTTGGCCATATCTTCAGATGAGAAACAAATAGGTTTTGCGAATGGGAAAGGATTTGTCACAGTGACAGAATGTGAACAATCGTTGAGTGGTAGTTATTCTACAACGTCATCAAAGGAACATCAAGGAAACGAAGTTACAGCCATGACGTGGAGTAGAAATATGCTATTCACTGGTGACGATACTGGAAAGGTTTCTATTCTACAATTAAAGAGTTTTATT GCGAAAAGAATGTTCCAGAGTTCCACCCAGATTATTATGAGCTTAGATTCACGTATCTGTCAACTCGAAGCGAAAGAATGTATGCTATTAGTATCAACTTTAACAAgatgttatatttgtaatacaGTACAAGAACAGTACAGACAGATAGGGCATAAACTAAGAGATGGTGAATTTGGAGCATGCTTTGCCAACATTCAGAAATCCCTCAGTAATGGTACAGTAGAAAATTCAACGCACGATTTTAcagaagttaaaaaatataacattgtcGATGATGACGCTGGATTTGTTGTTGGTGATGAATTTTCTAATACTGTTATTTATTGTGCCCGGCCATCATCAAGGCTATGGGAAGCTACGATTGATGGTATGGTTAGAAGAACACATCAGTTTAAACAAGTTTTGGCTAAAAATCCTATGACGTTGATGTCGCAAGAGATGTATGAAAACGAGAATTTCAAATTCGAAAGTGTAAATAATCCTGTTGATGGACAGTCTATTAACTTTTCTAGAATATACAGCCTCAATGGTGCTATATTCGCTTACAGTAGAAACTCCttatatttcttaaatgttCAAAGCCTAGATGACACAGTTTGGTATGATGCGTACAACAATATTGTTGATTGTAGGATATACAACGATATGGTGTATGTTTGGCTATCAAACGGCACTCTCGTCAGCTTAAGGTTTATGAAATTAGATAAGTTTTTAGTGAAATGCTACGCAGATAGTAAATTTCGGTTGTGTGCTAAACTGTGTGCcttttttaaagaatatctTCTAACAAATGATTTATCACCTAAATTGCATATATTAGGTGGTTTAAGAGATAAAATAGTTGATAATGATACTATGATGGTATTAGAAAATGTTATAGAGAAATTCGATAAATTAAAATCGGCTGATGCTACCCAATTAAAGTCTGGTATTTATGTTGTAGATAACACATATCAAACTCAAACTATTTTAGACGAAAACATTCAATCGAAAAGTGGTGATGATAATTTATTTGGACAAATAACGCCAGAAGCTTTACAGACTTTAAAAGGTATCAGTGAAACGGTATCGgataaattaaattcaagtaaaaaaatattgagagaGAAATGGGAAGATTTCGAAGAGAAAATGAAGCATTTAAGCATCGACAAAAGTGAAATAATACAGGATAGCCCTTTAGAAGAAAACGAAAAGTACCCAAAATGGATTCCACGCGATGATTTTAAAATCGACGATGCTCCTTTAGTTATAGAGGACGATATAATTTTCAGAGAATCTAGTCAAAGCGTTATAGAAATTGACAATAATAATTTGGAAAGGGATAAAATATGCAAAATGTTGTACCAATATTCTAGACTGAGCCTAGTTAACAAAGAAACTGAAACAAATTTAAACTCTATAATCGACGACTACGCTAAAAACATTAACGAAATATACGACCTAATGTTGTTATTAGAAAAATACTGTATATCTATAGAGGCTTTAGATGAATCGAAATTCGTACCAAATAACATATTTCTAACTTACCTTAACAATTCGGAAAATAAATacgatttaataaatttaataatagacgatgaagtattatataaatactttgtAGATTCTTGTATCGCTGTCAATATTAAAACTCAGAAACATTCGAATATAGGTTGTGAATGTGGTTTTCCGCTTCCGTATATAAGAACAAGTCAGATGCCAGTATTCTCTGAATTAATAGATGAATTTATAGAACAGCAATGGTCGAGTCAGACGAAGGATCAATGTTATGAAGTTTGCAAACGAATGCCTTATTTGTGGAGAAAAATATTGTACTTACGTAGAAATGAAGACTTGATCAACGTTTTGAGAATACTTTTACAAATGCTAGATGAGAGTCTCCTGCATTCTTTTCTACCTCAATTCACATTTGAAACATGGGAGAGAGCCATACAGTTATATGCAACATTATATGCTAACATGTGtttaaattgtaacaaaagGTTTGAGCACATATCTGTTAAAGATATGCTAAGTTGGGATAATTTAGGTTCGATGGTGATAAAGTCGGTTGGAGGTAGAAAtgctataaaattaatgaaaaggCACGCGAACTTGATCGAAACGGGTGCTTTGACAATGAAGTTTTATCACTCCTGCTTGCTTGTCGTTCTGTATGAGAAATGTGATGGAACCATAACGAACCCATTGGTTGACACAATTTACAGTTCCTATGATTTCAAAGATACCCGGGATGAG ataaataaaatactccTTAGCGCATCAGAcggaacaataaaaaatacagcttTGCCCATAAATGTCGCAGCTTTATCACCGAATTGGGGCTTAAATGAAATATACGAAACACTTTCTCCAAATGAATGTGAACTGAcagaaaatacaattttaaaccaAATCTTAATGTCTTTGACAATGGCGGACATAACAGACTGCTCACTTTGTGGGTTACCATTACGTAATGAAGTTTTAATCGAAGATGGCGGTTTATGGGTTTTTAAGTGTGGCCACATTTTCCATGGtgcttgtttaaatttaaataaaattaaactgtgcCCTTCGTGTTCGGTTAAATGA